The Desulfuromonas versatilis genome has a segment encoding these proteins:
- the malQ gene encoding 4-alpha-glucanotransferase, with translation MKLKRSSGILLHPTSLPGPFGIGSLGIEAYRFIDLLSGAGQSVWQILPLGPTGYGDSPYSCFSAFAGNPLLICLERLVEEGELEAEDLAGVAMPEGECNFGFAHGFKGRLLHKAAQRFFREAGAERREAFDRFCCEQGYWVQDYALFQALRKHFEDAPWYRWPEPIRRREPEALRSWGEKLAEPIRCHQYAQFIFFEQWFALKAFANRRGVKILGDIPIFVALDSADVWANPTLFHLDETGQPTLVAGVPPDYFSATGQRWGNPLYRWEAMAAQDWSWWLARFRWNLAQADMVRVDHFRGFEACWAIPAAEQTAVRGSWMPAPGAELFTALAAALGDAPIVAEDLGVITPEVEALRERFALPGMKILQFAFGSGAGNPYLPHNLPRHCVVYTGTHDNNTTAGWWQGLSRAEREGVRGYLGSDCRDIAHELMRLAMASVADLCIFPLQDVLGLEEQARMNTPGKSRGNWGWRLLPGAFTGERQKGLRALAEVYGRWSSPHLSREQNHL, from the coding sequence ATGAAACTGAAGCGCTCCAGCGGCATACTGCTGCATCCCACCTCGCTCCCGGGGCCTTTCGGCATAGGCTCGCTGGGCATTGAAGCCTACCGGTTCATCGACCTGCTGAGCGGGGCCGGGCAGTCGGTCTGGCAGATTCTCCCCCTGGGGCCCACCGGGTATGGAGACTCGCCCTACAGCTGCTTCTCCGCTTTTGCCGGCAACCCGCTGCTGATCTGCCTGGAGCGGCTGGTGGAAGAGGGGGAGCTCGAAGCGGAGGACCTGGCCGGGGTGGCGATGCCCGAGGGGGAATGCAACTTCGGTTTTGCCCACGGCTTCAAGGGGCGGTTGCTGCACAAGGCGGCGCAGAGGTTTTTTCGCGAGGCGGGCGCGGAGCGCCGCGAGGCCTTCGACCGCTTCTGCTGCGAGCAGGGGTACTGGGTGCAGGATTACGCCCTGTTCCAGGCCCTGCGCAAACATTTCGAGGATGCCCCGTGGTACCGCTGGCCGGAGCCGATCCGCCGGCGCGAACCGGAAGCCCTGCGCTCCTGGGGGGAGAAACTGGCCGAACCGATCCGCTGCCATCAGTATGCCCAGTTCATATTCTTCGAGCAGTGGTTCGCCCTGAAGGCCTTCGCCAACCGGCGGGGGGTGAAGATCCTGGGGGACATCCCCATTTTCGTCGCCCTCGACTCGGCGGACGTCTGGGCCAACCCGACGCTCTTCCATCTCGACGAGACGGGTCAGCCGACCCTGGTGGCGGGGGTTCCCCCGGACTATTTCAGTGCCACCGGCCAGCGCTGGGGCAACCCCCTGTACCGCTGGGAAGCGATGGCCGCGCAAGACTGGTCGTGGTGGCTGGCGCGCTTCCGCTGGAACCTGGCCCAGGCCGACATGGTCCGGGTGGACCATTTCCGGGGGTTCGAGGCCTGCTGGGCGATTCCCGCCGCGGAGCAGACCGCCGTGCGCGGGAGCTGGATGCCGGCCCCGGGGGCGGAGCTGTTTACCGCGCTGGCCGCCGCGCTGGGCGATGCCCCCATCGTCGCGGAGGACCTGGGGGTGATCACCCCCGAGGTGGAGGCCCTGCGCGAGCGCTTCGCTTTGCCGGGGATGAAGATTCTGCAGTTCGCCTTCGGCTCCGGTGCGGGCAACCCCTACCTGCCGCACAACCTGCCGCGGCATTGCGTGGTCTATACCGGCACCCACGACAACAACACCACGGCAGGCTGGTGGCAGGGGCTCAGCCGGGCGGAGCGGGAAGGGGTGCGCGGCTACCTCGGCAGCGATTGTCGGGACATCGCCCACGAGCTGATGCGGCTGGCCATGGCCAGCGTCGCCGACCTGTGCATCTTTCCCCTGCAGGACGTGCTCGGGCTCGAGGAGCAGGCGCGGATGAACACCCCCGGCAAGTCGCGGGGCAACTGGGGATGGCGGCTGCTGCCCGGCGCCTTCACCGGGGAACGGCAGAAGGGCCTGCGGGCCCTGGCCGAGGTATACGGCCGCTGGTCGTCACCACATCTCTCCCGGGAGCAAAACCACTTGTAA
- a CDS encoding DNA-binding protein, whose protein sequence is MKKRFSLMLAGMAALALAAGCKDEAPKTAPAPEPAAQQQPAAQPAASPGKSGKVVETMNSGGYTYVKVDTGSEQFWAAAPEFVVQVGDPVAVPEGMPMVDYHSKTLDRTFDMVYFVPAVMVGGAAPAAAAPAGMGSDMQMPEGHPPINGSAGGQAQVDLSGIAKAEGGQTVAEVFAGKGDLSGKEITLRGKVVKFSPEIMGKNWIHIQDGTGGEGTNDLTVTTSAVAKVGDTVLVTGKLTTDKDFGYGYKYDIILEDAQVNIE, encoded by the coding sequence GTGAAAAAACGTTTTTCTCTCATGTTGGCCGGCATGGCCGCCCTGGCCCTTGCTGCAGGCTGCAAAGACGAAGCTCCCAAGACCGCCCCGGCTCCCGAACCGGCCGCCCAGCAGCAGCCCGCCGCCCAGCCCGCGGCTTCGCCCGGCAAGAGCGGCAAGGTCGTCGAAACCATGAACTCGGGCGGCTACACCTATGTCAAGGTTGACACCGGCTCCGAGCAGTTCTGGGCCGCGGCCCCCGAATTCGTCGTGCAGGTGGGCGATCCGGTGGCGGTGCCCGAAGGCATGCCGATGGTCGACTACCACAGCAAGACCCTGGACCGCACCTTCGACATGGTCTACTTCGTCCCGGCCGTCATGGTCGGCGGCGCCGCGCCCGCCGCAGCCGCGCCCGCAGGCATGGGCAGCGACATGCAGATGCCCGAAGGCCACCCGCCGATCAACGGCAGCGCCGGCGGCCAGGCCCAGGTCGACCTCTCCGGCATCGCCAAGGCCGAAGGCGGCCAGACCGTGGCGGAGGTTTTCGCCGGCAAGGGCGATCTCTCGGGCAAGGAAATCACCCTGCGCGGCAAGGTCGTCAAGTTCAGCCCCGAGATCATGGGCAAGAACTGGATCCACATCCAGGACGGCACCGGGGGCGAGGGGACCAACGACCTGACCGTTACCACCAGCGCTGTGGCCAAGGTAGGCGACACCGTCCTGGTGACCGGCAAGCTGACCACCGACAAGGACTTCGGCTACGGCTACAAGTACGACATCATCCTCGAAGACGCCCAGGTGAACATCGAGTAA